One genomic region from Haloterrigena gelatinilytica encodes:
- a CDS encoding DUF7513 family protein, whose protein sequence is MSLFSKYLEGWRFRSSEPTFEPGDEISVFVAETNGTDGRAYVGDTRLTVEGAGPETVEKRVRVRVTEFDDSSATGRGELLEVVGESSYTG, encoded by the coding sequence ATGAGCCTCTTTAGCAAGTACCTCGAGGGCTGGCGGTTCCGCAGTTCCGAACCGACGTTCGAACCCGGCGACGAGATCAGCGTCTTCGTCGCCGAAACCAACGGGACCGACGGCCGCGCCTACGTCGGCGATACCCGCCTGACCGTCGAGGGGGCCGGTCCGGAGACCGTCGAGAAACGCGTCCGGGTCCGCGTGACCGAGTTCGACGACTCGTCGGCGACCGGCCGCGGCGAGTTGCTCGAAGTCGTCGGCGAGAGCTCCTACACCGGCTGA